TAAGACGATGAGCCTGTGTAATAATTTGCGATTTTAGATATTTACGATTTGTGATTTTGAAGTCGTGATTCCGAATTTTAAAATGAAGATTTCAGGTTCGTGATTTCAGGTCGGCATTTGTTTTGTCATTTGCAGAATAAGTTTTAGCTTTGACAGATTGTAAGTTATAAATGAATAAGCCGTGGAGAAGGTTAGAATAGATAAATGGTTATGGGCGGTTCGGATTTTCAAAACCCGTTCGTTAGCTGCAGAAGAATGTGGTAAAGGTCACGTCTCTATCGGTGATGCGCACGTGAAAGCGTCCCGGGAGGTAAAGGTCGGGGATGTCGTGAAAGTACGGGTTCCGCCGATTGAACGGGAGTACGTGGTGAAACAAATCACCGATAAACGAATGTCTGCCCAGTTGGCCGTCGATTTCGTGGAAGAGATCACCCCACAGGAGAAACTGGATATTCTCCGGGGAACTTTCATGCAATTCGAGAG
The window above is part of the Butyricimonas paravirosa genome. Proteins encoded here:
- a CDS encoding RNA-binding S4 domain-containing protein, coding for MEKVRIDKWLWAVRIFKTRSLAAEECGKGHVSIGDAHVKASREVKVGDVVKVRVPPIEREYVVKQITDKRMSAQLAVDFVEEITPQEKLDILRGTFMQFESRDRGTGRPTKRDRRLIDKLKEL